Proteins from a single region of Dysosmobacter acutus:
- the modA gene encoding molybdate ABC transporter substrate-binding protein: protein MKKLFSLLLTLTLSLTACGSGGGSAGSSGSAGSLDSSQADPVELTVFAAASMTETIDQIIHLYREEAPNVTILANYDSSGTLLKQIREGADCDLFISASPTQMNALDGSLKDDAEKNPDGLDMINSQTRIDLLENKVTLAVPKGNPKGIGSFDELSELLKSGDVLLAVGNSDVPVGQYTLKLFDYYGLDEAALNGAQVLTYGSNVKEVTTQVAESAVDCGIIYATDAFSEGLEVVDEATQEMCGQVIYPAAVLRGSAHSGEAKAFLDYLRTEPCAQVFESVGFTMMQ, encoded by the coding sequence ATGAAGAAGCTGTTTTCACTGCTCCTGACCCTGACTCTCTCCCTTACCGCCTGCGGCAGCGGCGGAGGATCCGCCGGCTCCTCCGGAAGCGCCGGTTCCCTGGATTCCTCCCAGGCCGATCCGGTGGAGCTCACCGTCTTTGCCGCGGCCTCCATGACCGAAACCATTGACCAGATCATCCATCTCTACAGGGAGGAGGCGCCCAACGTCACCATCCTTGCCAACTACGACTCCTCCGGCACACTGCTCAAGCAGATCAGGGAGGGGGCCGACTGCGACCTCTTTATCTCCGCCTCCCCCACCCAGATGAATGCCCTGGACGGCTCTCTCAAGGATGACGCGGAGAAAAATCCCGACGGCCTGGACATGATCAACTCCCAAACCCGCATCGACCTGCTGGAGAACAAGGTGACTCTGGCCGTACCCAAGGGCAACCCCAAGGGCATCGGGAGCTTCGATGAGCTGTCGGAGCTGCTCAAAAGCGGGGACGTCCTGCTGGCCGTGGGCAACAGCGATGTTCCGGTGGGCCAGTACACGCTGAAGCTCTTTGACTATTACGGTCTGGACGAGGCCGCCCTGAACGGCGCCCAGGTGCTGACCTATGGCTCCAATGTGAAGGAGGTCACCACCCAGGTGGCGGAGAGTGCCGTGGACTGCGGCATCATCTATGCCACCGACGCCTTCTCTGAAGGTCTGGAGGTGGTGGACGAGGCCACGCAGGAGATGTGCGGCCAGGTGATCTACCCCGCGGCCGTGCTGCGCGGCAGCGCCCACAGCGGTGAGGCAAAGGCGTTTTTGGACTATCTGCGGACCGAGCCCTGCGCCCAGGTCTTCGAAAGCGTGGGCTTTACGATGATGCAGTAA
- a CDS encoding prepilin-type N-terminal cleavage/methylation domain-containing protein, whose protein sequence is MAGLNRFREQGSRRAGFTLMEMLIVVAIIAVLAAIAIPTFSSRSDQAKEAVCLTNRQTLLGQLRYAQVIDGLTREQADQLKDSLGIVCPAGGTITVEVGDIIRVSCSIHGGTGEDSEHAVSQGLILDFRDFILNPTGVPSTELNRNDSLRTYFYAANGNRWPTLTVDGTEYQIEPFYSESGKGAEDRLGYIWLFAREKTDGVVNGQWNAPLLYNPADGNWYRSYGHDGKRPANATVKFDSVEALDNSVKTTLCGDGSALKWRPVDSYTEHS, encoded by the coding sequence ATGGCTGGACTCAATCGGTTCCGGGAGCAAGGCTCCCGCAGAGCAGGCTTTACCCTGATGGAGATGCTGATTGTAGTGGCTATTATCGCCGTCCTGGCCGCCATTGCCATCCCCACGTTCTCCTCCCGGTCCGACCAGGCCAAGGAGGCTGTCTGCCTTACCAACCGCCAGACCCTGTTGGGTCAGCTGCGTTATGCCCAGGTGATCGACGGCCTCACAAGGGAACAGGCGGATCAGCTCAAAGACTCCCTTGGGATCGTCTGTCCGGCCGGCGGCACGATCACCGTGGAGGTGGGGGACATCATCCGCGTCAGCTGCTCCATCCACGGCGGCACCGGTGAGGATTCTGAGCACGCGGTGAGCCAGGGACTGATTCTGGACTTCCGGGATTTTATCTTAAATCCAACGGGCGTCCCTTCCACTGAGCTCAACCGCAACGACTCCCTGCGCACCTATTTCTATGCGGCCAATGGGAACAGGTGGCCCACACTGACAGTGGACGGCACGGAGTACCAGATTGAGCCCTTTTATTCCGAATCCGGAAAAGGCGCGGAGGACCGGCTCGGCTATATCTGGCTCTTTGCCCGTGAAAAAACAGACGGCGTCGTCAACGGGCAGTGGAATGCCCCCCTGCTCTACAATCCCGCGGACGGGAACTGGTACCGCTCCTATGGCCATGACGGCAAGCGGCCGGCAAACGCCACCGTCAAGTTCGACAGTGTGGAGGCGCTGGATAACTCGGTCAAAACCACCCTGTGCGGCGACGGCTCCGCCCTCAAGTGGCGGCCAGTGGACTCCTATACGGAACACAGCTGA
- a CDS encoding sulfate/molybdate ABC transporter ATP-binding protein: protein MLSVDIQKRLGDFQLQVQFETGSSPLALLGASGCGKSVTLRCIAGILRPDEGKIILNGRTLFDSAGHIDLPPQRRKVGYLFQQYALFPNMTVRQNIAVAAQKGRRKETTAELLRRFHLEDVAEHRPSQISGGQQQRTALARILSSEPEAILLDEPLSALDLYLRRQLEEELRCALTAFSATSVWVTHDQGEACRSCRQVCVMESGAAFGARPMEEFFADPVSVSAARLSGCENLVGAVPRGTEVEIPLWGITLRRAAPAAPETTALGLRMQHLRLAREGVENSFACSVVQSAPEAFSDLLTLRPLSAAPEAPLLHMEAEKGRWAAGDLLYVSVAPEHVLTLR from the coding sequence ATGCTGAGTGTGGACATTCAAAAGCGTCTGGGGGACTTTCAGCTCCAGGTGCAATTCGAAACCGGCAGCTCGCCGCTTGCGCTGCTGGGCGCGTCGGGCTGCGGCAAGAGCGTCACGCTTCGCTGCATCGCCGGAATTCTCCGGCCGGATGAGGGGAAGATCATTTTAAACGGCAGGACCCTCTTCGACAGCGCCGGACACATCGACCTCCCGCCCCAGAGGCGGAAGGTGGGATATCTCTTTCAGCAGTACGCCCTCTTCCCCAACATGACGGTGCGCCAGAACATCGCCGTGGCCGCGCAGAAGGGGCGGCGGAAGGAGACCACGGCGGAGCTGCTGCGCCGGTTTCACCTTGAGGACGTGGCGGAGCACCGGCCCAGCCAGATCTCCGGCGGCCAGCAGCAGCGCACGGCTCTGGCCCGCATCCTGTCCTCGGAACCGGAGGCCATCTTGTTAGACGAACCCCTCTCCGCCCTGGACCTCTATCTCCGCCGTCAGCTGGAGGAAGAGCTGCGCTGCGCCTTAACCGCCTTTTCCGCCACTTCGGTCTGGGTGACCCACGACCAGGGGGAGGCCTGCCGCAGCTGCCGCCAGGTCTGCGTCATGGAGTCGGGGGCCGCCTTCGGCGCGCGGCCCATGGAGGAGTTTTTCGCCGACCCCGTTTCCGTCTCCGCCGCCCGGCTCTCCGGCTGCGAAAACCTGGTGGGGGCCGTCCCCCGGGGGACGGAGGTTGAAATTCCCCTGTGGGGGATCACCCTGCGCCGCGCCGCGCCGGCGGCGCCTGAAACCACCGCTCTGGGGCTGCGGATGCAGCATTTGCGTCTGGCCCGGGAGGGCGTGGAAAATTCCTTTGCCTGCTCTGTGGTGCAATCGGCGCCGGAGGCCTTTTCCGATCTTCTGACCCTGCGGCCACTCTCCGCCGCGCCGGAGGCGCCGCTGCTGCACATGGAGGCGGAAAAGGGCCGCTGGGCCGCCGGAGACCTGCTCTATGTCTCCGTCGCCCCGGAGCATGTGCTCACACTTCGATGA
- a CDS encoding molybdopterin-binding protein gives MKQIETRRAVGHVLCHDLTQIIPGQYKDARFRKGHVVTEADIPVLLSMGKEHLYVWEMTPGMVHENDAAERLAALCRGEGMILSEAKEGKIELTAAYDGLFRVDERRLNDVNSVEDVMVATRHGNTAVRRGDKLCGTRVIPLVIAEEKLFAAEEAAGGSPLLELLPYRLKRAAVVTTGSEVKNGLIEDRFTPVVVEKLRAYGIETVAQINSGDGVEQVAGAIAKMRSLDIDLLLCTGGMSVDPDDSTPGGIRASGARIVTYGAPVLPGAMFLLGYYDDGLPVMGLPGCVMYAGATVFDLVLPRVAAGVRVTRADIVALGNGGLCLGCRPCHWPNCPFGK, from the coding sequence ATGAAGCAGATTGAAACGAGGCGTGCTGTGGGCCACGTTTTGTGCCACGACCTTACGCAGATCATCCCCGGCCAATACAAGGACGCCCGGTTCCGCAAGGGCCATGTGGTGACGGAGGCGGATATTCCCGTGCTCCTTTCCATGGGCAAGGAACACCTGTACGTCTGGGAGATGACGCCGGGCATGGTCCACGAAAACGACGCGGCAGAGCGCCTGGCCGCCCTGTGCCGGGGGGAGGGGATGATCCTCTCAGAGGCAAAGGAGGGCAAGATCGAACTCACCGCCGCATACGACGGCCTCTTCCGGGTGGATGAACGGCGGCTGAACGATGTCAACAGCGTGGAGGACGTCATGGTGGCCACCCGCCACGGCAACACGGCGGTCCGCAGGGGCGACAAGCTCTGCGGCACCCGGGTGATCCCCCTGGTGATCGCCGAGGAAAAACTTTTCGCCGCCGAGGAGGCCGCCGGCGGCTCCCCCTTGCTGGAGCTGCTTCCCTACCGGCTGAAGCGGGCCGCCGTGGTCACCACCGGCAGCGAGGTGAAAAATGGCCTCATTGAGGACCGGTTCACACCGGTGGTGGTGGAGAAGCTCAGAGCCTACGGCATCGAAACCGTGGCCCAGATCAACTCCGGCGACGGCGTGGAGCAGGTGGCCGGGGCCATTGCCAAGATGCGTTCGCTGGACATCGACCTGCTGCTGTGCACCGGCGGCATGAGTGTGGACCCGGACGACAGCACGCCGGGCGGCATCCGCGCCTCCGGCGCCCGGATCGTCACCTACGGCGCGCCGGTGCTGCCCGGCGCCATGTTCCTGCTGGGCTATTACGACGACGGCCTTCCGGTGATGGGCCTGCCCGGCTGCGTCATGTATGCCGGCGCCACGGTCTTTGACCTGGTCCTGCCCCGGGTGGCGGCAGGCGTCCGCGTGACCCGGGCGGACATCGTGGCCCTGGGCAACGGGGGGCTGTGCCTTGGCTGCAGACCCTGCCACTGGCCCAACTGTCCCTTCGGCAAATAA
- the modB gene encoding molybdate ABC transporter permease subunit produces the protein MDWFPLYNSLRIAAISTAAVFILGLFSAYYVAKLPRLVKGTLDVLLTLPLVLPPTVVGWLLLLLLGPRRPLGAWVLEVFGTKMVMTWWSAVFATVVVSFPLMYRTARGAFESFDTTLSDAGRTLGLSNTYIFWRVRMPFCREGILAGMVLSFTRALGEYGATSMIAGYTPGRTATISTAVYQFWRTNDDVSATRWVLVNIAISAVFLLAINLLESRDRRVRKGGR, from the coding sequence TTGGACTGGTTTCCACTTTACAACTCGCTGCGGATTGCCGCGATCTCCACGGCGGCTGTCTTTATCCTGGGGCTGTTTTCCGCCTACTACGTCGCGAAGCTCCCCCGTCTGGTGAAGGGAACGCTGGATGTGCTCCTCACGCTGCCCCTGGTGCTGCCTCCCACGGTGGTGGGCTGGCTGCTGCTGCTCCTGCTGGGACCCCGGAGGCCTCTTGGCGCTTGGGTGCTGGAGGTTTTCGGCACCAAGATGGTGATGACCTGGTGGTCCGCCGTCTTTGCCACGGTGGTGGTCTCCTTCCCGCTGATGTACCGCACCGCCCGCGGCGCTTTTGAGAGCTTTGACACCACCCTCTCCGACGCGGGGCGGACGCTGGGCCTCTCCAACACCTATATCTTCTGGCGCGTCCGGATGCCCTTTTGCCGTGAGGGCATTCTGGCGGGCATGGTGCTCTCCTTTACACGGGCCTTGGGGGAGTACGGCGCCACCTCCATGATTGCCGGCTACACCCCGGGCCGCACCGCCACCATCTCCACAGCCGTCTACCAGTTTTGGCGCACCAACGACGACGTTTCAGCCACACGCTGGGTGCTGGTGAACATCGCCATCTCCGCTGTGTTCCTGCTGGCCATCAACCTGCTGGAATCCCGGGACCGGCGGGTGCGAAAGGGAGGGCGGTGA
- the gltS gene encoding sodium/glutamate symporter, with protein sequence MLTVELNLFQGLAIAALVYTLGSFLIRKVPLLGKYCIPAPVVGGLIYALLHLLLRGTGVLEVVFDPTLQDFFMTIFFTSVGFTASFRLLKRGGKQVFIFLGIAIVMVVLQNLLGVGLATVFDLDSRLGLCMGSIPMVGGHGTAGSMGDMLDKMGVMGAKTVAIASATYGLLSGSMLGGPLARRRIAQNDLHSTGEDIESAGDLPEVEGVGVDTRHAALTSTQKFTSAAIFLGIASGVGTLISGFLDQFMTFPPYIGAMLAAAILRNIWDATGGYMPHEEISITGSVCLSLFLSFALMGLRLWELAELALPMIVILLAQTVLMAIYAYFVVFNLLGRDYESSVMTTAFCGFGMGATANAMANMQAVTDKYGPAPQAYFVVPLVGSLFIDFFNASIITIFLNLLG encoded by the coding sequence TTGCTCACTGTTGAATTGAATCTGTTTCAGGGACTGGCTATCGCCGCGCTGGTCTACACACTTGGCAGCTTTCTCATCCGGAAAGTCCCCCTGTTGGGCAAATACTGCATCCCCGCCCCGGTGGTGGGCGGCCTGATCTATGCGCTGCTCCACCTGTTGCTACGCGGCACCGGCGTGCTGGAGGTGGTGTTTGACCCCACACTTCAGGATTTCTTTATGACCATCTTCTTCACCAGCGTGGGCTTCACCGCTTCGTTCCGTCTGCTCAAGCGGGGCGGCAAGCAGGTCTTCATCTTTTTGGGCATCGCCATTGTGATGGTGGTGCTGCAAAACCTCCTGGGCGTGGGGCTGGCCACGGTTTTTGACCTGGACTCCCGGCTGGGACTGTGTATGGGTTCCATCCCCATGGTGGGCGGCCACGGCACCGCCGGCTCCATGGGCGACATGCTGGATAAAATGGGCGTCATGGGAGCCAAGACGGTGGCCATCGCCTCCGCCACCTACGGCCTGCTCTCGGGCAGCATGTTGGGCGGCCCTCTGGCCCGGCGCCGCATTGCCCAGAACGATCTCCACTCCACCGGGGAGGACATCGAGTCCGCCGGGGACCTTCCCGAAGTGGAGGGCGTGGGTGTGGACACCCGCCATGCCGCCCTCACCTCCACCCAGAAGTTCACCTCAGCCGCCATCTTCTTGGGGATTGCCTCCGGAGTGGGCACTCTGATCTCCGGCTTTCTGGATCAGTTTATGACCTTTCCCCCCTATATCGGCGCCATGCTGGCCGCTGCTATCCTGCGCAATATCTGGGACGCGACCGGCGGCTACATGCCCCATGAGGAGATCTCCATCACCGGCAGCGTATGCCTCTCCCTGTTCTTGTCCTTTGCCCTGATGGGTCTCCGGCTCTGGGAACTGGCGGAGCTGGCGCTGCCCATGATCGTCATTTTGCTGGCCCAGACCGTGCTTATGGCCATCTACGCCTACTTTGTGGTCTTTAACCTGCTGGGCCGGGACTACGAATCCTCTGTCATGACCACCGCCTTCTGCGGGTTCGGCATGGGCGCCACTGCCAATGCCATGGCCAATATGCAGGCGGTTACGGATAAGTACGGTCCGGCTCCCCAGGCCTACTTTGTGGTGCCCCTGGTGGGCAGCCTGTTTATTGACTTTTTCAATGCCAGCATCATCACCATCTTCCTGAACCTTTTGGGGTAA
- a CDS encoding MogA/MoaB family molybdenum cofactor biosynthesis protein yields MFTAAVLTVSDRSFRGERPDLSGPLVQSMLEEAGYAVASLDLVPDEQPQIESALRRLCDSAQVQLLLTTGGTGFAPRDVTPEATAAVCEKLCPGIPEAMRFASMRFTPKAMLSRAQAGIRRRTLIVNLPGSPKAVRENLGAVLPTLNHALQMLCGGQADCGR; encoded by the coding sequence ATGTTTACCGCCGCTGTGCTGACAGTCAGCGACCGGAGCTTTCGGGGCGAACGCCCCGATCTCTCCGGTCCCCTGGTCCAATCCATGCTGGAGGAGGCAGGCTACGCCGTGGCCTCCCTGGACCTGGTGCCGGACGAACAGCCCCAGATTGAATCCGCCCTGCGCAGGCTCTGTGACAGCGCTCAGGTGCAGCTGCTGCTCACCACCGGCGGCACCGGCTTTGCGCCCCGGGACGTGACCCCCGAGGCCACCGCCGCCGTATGCGAAAAGCTGTGTCCCGGTATTCCGGAGGCCATGCGCTTTGCCTCCATGCGGTTTACCCCAAAGGCCATGCTGTCCCGGGCCCAGGCGGGCATCCGGCGAAGAACGCTGATTGTCAACCTGCCCGGCAGTCCCAAGGCCGTCCGGGAGAACTTGGGAGCGGTGCTGCCCACCCTGAATCACGCTCTGCAGATGCTCTGCGGCGGTCAGGCCGACTGCGGCCGGTAA